The Natrinema saccharevitans genome includes the window AGCGGGAACCGGAGGACCCACCGCGAGAGGATCGAGAGGACCATCGCCGTGCGGGTGTCACCGGCCCCGCGGAACGCGCCCTGAATGACCATGACACCGGCGTAAGGGGCCCAGAAGAGGGCGGTGATCCGCAGGAAGACCACGCCCTCGGCGATCACGGCGGAATCGGCGACGAAGGCCCTCATCGCAGTCGACGGAAACGCGAACAGTGCGGCCGCGACGGCGAAAATACAGACCGTCGTCGCAGCGGTGGCCGTCCGCGTGACCGAGCGGGCCCGCTCGGCTGACTCCGAGCCAAGATTCTGTCCGACGCCGGTCGCGGTCGCCTGCCCGACGGCCCCGGCGACGGCCCACGTCACCGACATGAGTCGAACGCCGATACCGAACGCCGCCGTGGGCGCGGCCCCGAATCGGGCGACGAACCCGGCCAACGCGACCGCCGCGAAGCTCCGGGCCCAGCCGTCGAGCGTGGCCGGATACCCGACGTCGACCAGCCGTTTCAGGAGGGCGACGTCGGGCGCGAGATCGCCGAGTCGGAGTCGAACGCCGAACCGACCGTCCAGCAGGACGGCGATCCCGGCGGCGGTGGCGAGCCCGCGGGAGACGAAGGTCGCGATGGCCGCACCTCGCGTCCCCATCGCCGGGAACGGCCCCCAGCCGAGGACCAGGAACGGATCGAAGACGACATTGAGCCCGGCCGAGACGAAGACGAGCCACATCGCCGTCCTGGTGTCGCCCGCCCCCTGCAGCGAGGCCCGAAAGGCGAAGAAGAGGAACGTAAACGGCAGTGCCAGAAAGATCACCTCGATATACGCGAGCGCCTCGACGAACACCGGCCCTCGAGCGCCGATCAGGGAGAGCAGCGGTCGCCGGGCGGCGAACCCGAGACCGGCGAGGACCGCCGAGACGGAAAGCGTGAGCAGAATCGTCTGGGCGACGACGCGGTCGGCCATCCGATCGTCGCCCGCGCCGACGTGCTGGGAGACCAGCGCGATGGTCGCGGCGGTGATCCCCATCGCGGTCGAGACGAACAGCCACGAGAGGGGAAACATCAGCGAGACGGCGGCGACGGCGTCGCTGCTCACGCGGCCGACCCAGAACATATCGGCCAGGTTGTAGACGGTCTGGAGGAGGTTTCCCAGGACCAGCGGCCACGCGAGTCGGAGGAGCTTCGGGGAAATCGCCCCCGTCGTCATGTCGACGCGCTTTCGCTCGGGATCCGTCGCTGCCACGAGGTCTCGCGTGTAAATCCCAGCCAAGCACAATAAAAGGAATCGGCTCGTGGGGGCCGTTGCCGGTTCCGGTGCCGACGGCACTCGTCCGCTGCTGGTGATGATCCCGCGCCGTTCGCGGATCGGCGACCCAGTCGATCGGTTCGTTCGGCCGTTCTATCGAGACGTCGTCAGTCTAATCTGCCTCCGCCGGGTCGCCGCGGCAGGGCGGCGATCCCCGACAACCGGCTGACGACGCGCCGCCGACGGGTACCGGTCGAGAGGGCCACCGGAATGGCGACGATCAGAACCACGGCAAGGGCGACTCCGATCGAGACGAGACCGACGAACGAGGCGATGAAGACGAACGCGACGAGTGCGCTGCCGACGAAGCGCCAAGTGTATCCGAATTTACTGAGGGGTTGTTCCATTTCGTTGTTCTCCGTGTGAGGATACGCGATCCCCTCTACGGCTCGAGCGGGTATAACACATCCGGTAGCACGCCTCATGACATTCGCTCGCGCGCTCGAGCGAGCCGTCCTCACTGCCGGTGCGCCGCGCATTTATTTCGAATCCCCTCACGCGCCTGCGCGACGCCCGACCGCACGCACACCCGCGCTG containing:
- a CDS encoding MATE family efflux transporter — protein: MAATDPERKRVDMTTGAISPKLLRLAWPLVLGNLLQTVYNLADMFWVGRVSSDAVAAVSLMFPLSWLFVSTAMGITAATIALVSQHVGAGDDRMADRVVAQTILLTLSVSAVLAGLGFAARRPLLSLIGARGPVFVEALAYIEVIFLALPFTFLFFAFRASLQGAGDTRTAMWLVFVSAGLNVVFDPFLVLGWGPFPAMGTRGAAIATFVSRGLATAAGIAVLLDGRFGVRLRLGDLAPDVALLKRLVDVGYPATLDGWARSFAAVALAGFVARFGAAPTAAFGIGVRLMSVTWAVAGAVGQATATGVGQNLGSESAERARSVTRTATAATTVCIFAVAAALFAFPSTAMRAFVADSAVIAEGVVFLRITALFWAPYAGVMVIQGAFRGAGDTRTAMVLSILSRWVLRFPLVVVLAFAWSVTIPGTGLEIAGLGWGPEGIWWAMVAGMAGSFVVAVVWFRRGTWTEGVIDDDRPERSRPPDGRPTGDEDDAEFVDD